Proteins from a genomic interval of Paenibacillus lentus:
- a CDS encoding IS4 family transposase yields the protein MLQQHSLSEQSHFPKIFASLHIGKTLRQAGISKSFGLSSLAIFQIVFSLVFEGKNWFRLLESDRGADLPGKDVIYRFLNQASFAWRRFLQALSLRIVHHFESLISSHRVRVFIIDDSVLSRNRSRKAELLARVFDHSTGKFTKGYTMLTLGWSDGFSFAPLDFVMLSSAKLANRLCEMASNLSKRSNGYKRRMEAFSRKPDAVVALLERALRGGFTADYVLMDSWFTQAPLLRELTGQGLPVIGMVKEMKQRYLVQGKRMTLREVFQSLPASNAKDIKGSIIVHTACGLPVKLVFVRNRNKKREWLAILSTDVTLDATEIVRIYGMRWSIETFFKVTKSYLKLGTEFQGRSFDQLISHTTIVFSRYLAMEYERRQSSDDRTLGGLFFLFADEVRDLDYQTALQQLMSLFLEMSQAKTKKNKTAVFCQLQEWISGLPSYIKGLFGDLSCES from the coding sequence ATGTTACAACAACATTCCCTGTCTGAACAGTCTCACTTTCCCAAAATTTTTGCCAGTCTCCACATCGGAAAAACGTTACGACAAGCGGGTATTTCTAAATCTTTCGGTCTTTCAAGTCTAGCGATTTTCCAAATCGTGTTCTCTTTGGTCTTTGAGGGGAAAAACTGGTTTCGACTCCTGGAAAGTGATCGCGGAGCAGATCTTCCCGGCAAGGATGTTATCTACCGTTTTTTGAATCAGGCTTCTTTTGCTTGGCGGCGCTTTTTGCAGGCTTTGAGTCTTCGAATCGTGCACCATTTCGAATCGCTCATTTCGTCCCACCGGGTACGTGTGTTCATTATTGACGATTCCGTGCTCAGCCGAAATCGTAGCAGAAAAGCGGAACTCTTGGCACGTGTATTTGACCACTCCACAGGCAAATTCACCAAAGGTTACACTATGCTAACGCTAGGCTGGTCAGACGGATTTAGTTTTGCTCCGCTTGATTTTGTCATGCTGTCTTCCGCTAAATTAGCCAACCGTCTGTGCGAAATGGCTTCGAATCTTTCCAAACGCAGTAACGGCTACAAACGCCGGATGGAGGCCTTTTCTCGAAAGCCGGATGCTGTCGTAGCCTTGCTGGAACGAGCCTTACGTGGAGGATTCACCGCTGATTACGTGCTTATGGATAGCTGGTTTACGCAAGCTCCACTGCTTCGCGAGCTCACTGGCCAAGGTCTGCCCGTGATTGGCATGGTTAAAGAAATGAAACAACGCTATCTAGTTCAAGGCAAGCGAATGACACTGCGCGAGGTGTTTCAAAGCCTTCCTGCATCGAATGCCAAAGATATTAAAGGCTCGATCATCGTACACACCGCCTGCGGTCTACCCGTGAAGCTTGTGTTTGTCCGCAACCGGAATAAAAAACGGGAGTGGCTGGCGATTTTAAGTACAGATGTGACGCTTGATGCGACTGAAATCGTACGTATTTACGGTATGCGCTGGAGCATAGAGACCTTTTTCAAAGTCACCAAAAGCTACTTAAAACTGGGAACCGAATTCCAAGGCCGCTCCTTTGATCAGCTGATTAGCCACACCACGATTGTATTCAGCCGATATTTGGCGATGGAATACGAACGACGCCAATCGAGTGATGACCGAACATTGGGAGGACTCTTTTTCCTCTTTGCTGATGAGGTCCGCGATCTAGATTACCAGACTGCACTTCAGCAGCTCATGAGTTTATTTCTCGAAATGTCCCAGGCGAAAACAAAGAAGAACAAAACAGCTGTATTTTGTCAACTACAGGAATGGATCTCCGGTTTACCCAGCTATATTAAGGGTTTGTTTGGAGATTTGAGCTGCGAAAGTTGA
- a CDS encoding MarR family winged helix-turn-helix transcriptional regulator — translation MHTEDFGKLLSKIVKDYQSHLEEKLAPTLTTSQLSVLEVLDQNGQLKPSDLIPFLATTPAAVTMLLDRMEKAELIRRDRDEADRRIVWISITEKGKAEADRGISIRHEYLDGVLSRISTHNQQLLVYLMGKISGTK, via the coding sequence GTGCATACCGAGGATTTTGGAAAGTTACTGAGCAAAATAGTGAAAGACTATCAAAGCCATTTGGAAGAGAAGCTTGCGCCAACATTAACTACATCGCAATTGTCGGTGTTAGAAGTGTTGGATCAGAACGGGCAGCTGAAGCCGTCCGATCTGATCCCATTTTTAGCAACGACCCCGGCGGCGGTAACGATGCTTTTGGATCGAATGGAGAAAGCGGAACTTATACGCCGGGATCGAGATGAGGCGGATCGGCGGATCGTCTGGATTTCGATTACAGAAAAGGGCAAGGCCGAGGCCGACCGTGGCATTTCAATTCGTCATGAATATTTGGACGGCGTGCTCAGCCGGATATCCACGCATAATCAGCAGCTGCTCGTGTATTTGATGGGTAAAATTTCAGGGACAAAGTAA
- a CDS encoding RluA family pseudouridine synthase encodes MTTNNNIEKRNPADSDFEILYEDNHLLGIVKPVNIPTQGDASSDPDLLSLLKEDIKERYQKPGNVYLGLVHRLDRPVGGAMIFAKTSKAASRLSEAVRSRNFDKTYLAIVHGTPAKRQGRLTNTLLKNERTNTVSVVPKGTPGGKEAILDYEVIGTAASDNLTLIKVTLLTGRPHQIRVQFSHIGCPLYGDQKYGQAFNKPGQQIALWSLYVGFPHPVTKEQTQLISLPPEEAPWSLWNRQTYRELSRQL; translated from the coding sequence ATGACTACGAATAACAACATCGAGAAGCGGAATCCGGCGGATTCGGATTTCGAGATTTTATACGAAGATAACCATCTGCTGGGGATCGTCAAACCGGTTAACATCCCAACCCAAGGGGATGCCAGCAGCGATCCCGACCTCCTCTCCTTGCTGAAGGAGGATATTAAGGAGCGCTACCAGAAGCCAGGCAATGTGTATTTAGGACTTGTCCATCGGTTGGATCGACCAGTCGGCGGTGCAATGATCTTTGCGAAAACGTCCAAGGCCGCCTCACGGTTATCCGAGGCCGTTCGCAGCCGTAACTTTGACAAGACTTATCTTGCAATCGTGCATGGTACGCCTGCCAAGCGTCAAGGCCGCCTTACGAACACACTTCTGAAAAACGAACGCACCAATACCGTCTCCGTCGTTCCCAAGGGAACACCTGGCGGCAAAGAGGCCATTCTCGATTATGAGGTCATTGGAACAGCCGCGAGCGACAACCTGACGCTGATCAAGGTTACCCTGCTCACCGGGCGACCCCATCAAATCCGGGTGCAGTTCAGCCATATTGGCTGCCCGCTTTACGGCGACCAGAAGTACGGCCAGGCCTTCAACAAGCCCGGCCAGCAGATCGCGCTGTGGTCGCTGTATGTCGGCTTCCCGCATCCGGTCACAAAGGAACAAACGCAGCTGATCTCCCTTCCTCCCGAGGAGGCGCCATGGAGCTTGTGGAATCGGCAGACCTACCGGGAGTTATCACGGCAGCTCTGA
- a CDS encoding class I SAM-dependent methyltransferase, with the protein MHVANNWQDYEIIDAGGGEKLERWGEIILRRPDPQIIWPIQHESQQWRNVHGHYHRSSSGGGQWEMKKQIPERWTISYEQLKFYIRPTSFKHTGLFPEQAANWSWMMDKIKRAGRPIQVLNLFAYTGGATVAAASAGASVVHVDAAKGMVQWAKENAALSGLADRPVRYITDDVFKFVQREQRRGNRYDAIIMDPPSYGRGPGGEMWKLETSLYPFVESCLSILSDNPLFFLINSYTTGISPTVIHNILSMTVKKRYGGSISAGEIGLPITNSGLNLPCGILGRWEE; encoded by the coding sequence ATGCATGTAGCAAACAACTGGCAGGACTACGAAATCATTGACGCAGGAGGCGGGGAGAAGCTGGAGCGCTGGGGAGAGATCATTCTGCGCCGTCCCGATCCGCAAATTATTTGGCCGATTCAGCACGAATCCCAGCAGTGGAGAAATGTACACGGCCACTACCACCGCAGTTCCTCGGGCGGCGGGCAATGGGAGATGAAGAAGCAAATCCCGGAGCGCTGGACGATCTCGTACGAGCAGCTTAAGTTCTATATTCGACCTACGAGCTTCAAGCATACAGGTTTATTCCCTGAGCAGGCTGCGAACTGGAGCTGGATGATGGATAAAATAAAGCGCGCGGGAAGGCCAATTCAGGTGCTAAACCTGTTTGCCTATACGGGCGGTGCTACAGTTGCAGCTGCTTCCGCCGGTGCATCCGTTGTACATGTCGACGCAGCTAAAGGCATGGTACAATGGGCCAAGGAGAACGCGGCATTGTCCGGGCTCGCCGATCGGCCTGTCCGCTATATTACAGACGACGTATTCAAATTCGTGCAACGTGAGCAGCGGCGCGGCAATCGCTATGATGCCATCATCATGGATCCTCCTTCCTACGGACGGGGACCCGGCGGCGAGATGTGGAAGTTAGAGACAAGCTTGTATCCGTTCGTGGAGTCGTGCTTGTCCATTCTGTCGGACAACCCTCTCTTCTTCTTGATCAACTCTTATACGACAGGCATCTCTCCAACCGTGATTCACAACATTCTGTCGATGACCGTTAAGAAGCGCTACGGAGGCAGCATCTCCGCTGGTGAAATCGGCCTACCGATCACGAATTCTGGACTGAACCTTCCTTGTGGAATTCTCGGCCGCTGGGAGGAGTAA
- a CDS encoding ABC transporter ATP-binding protein: MVEVNRTNNQKQVIEMHDVSWRRDGKTVLNAIDWQVAEGENWALFGLNGSGKTTLLNMLNGYIWPTTGTVSVLGHKYGEVDVREMRKSIGWVSSSLQQKLHGSEKVQNLVVSGKFASIGLYEKPTSEDFDRAEMLMHQLRCGHLLDRTYQTCSQGEQQKLLIARALMAQPKLLILDEAANGLDFISKEGLLDSIQELALDREAPHMIYVTHHTEEIVPPFTKTLLLRRGEVFMQGDTTEMFSGEILTDFFEMSVDVSWRNGRAWLSKK; the protein is encoded by the coding sequence ATGGTTGAAGTGAATCGAACTAATAATCAGAAGCAAGTGATCGAAATGCATGATGTAAGCTGGCGGCGCGACGGGAAAACCGTGCTCAATGCGATAGATTGGCAGGTAGCCGAGGGCGAGAATTGGGCTTTGTTTGGCCTGAACGGCTCAGGCAAAACCACGCTGCTAAACATGTTGAATGGATACATTTGGCCGACGACAGGCACCGTTTCTGTGTTAGGGCATAAATATGGTGAAGTGGATGTTAGGGAAATGCGCAAGTCGATCGGTTGGGTTAGTTCATCCCTGCAACAAAAGCTGCATGGTTCTGAGAAGGTACAGAATTTAGTTGTAAGCGGGAAATTTGCTTCGATTGGACTTTATGAAAAACCGACGAGTGAGGATTTTGACCGTGCGGAAATGTTAATGCATCAGTTGAGATGCGGGCATTTATTGGATCGTACGTATCAAACCTGTTCGCAGGGCGAACAGCAGAAACTGCTGATTGCCCGTGCGCTAATGGCGCAGCCCAAGCTGCTTATTCTGGACGAAGCCGCCAATGGTCTGGATTTCATATCGAAGGAAGGACTGCTGGACAGCATTCAGGAGCTAGCGCTGGATAGAGAGGCCCCCCACATGATTTATGTGACTCACCATACCGAGGAGATCGTTCCACCCTTTACGAAGACGCTGCTGCTTCGGCGCGGCGAGGTATTTATGCAGGGTGATACGACGGAAATGTTTAGTGGGGAAATCCTTACTGATTTCTTTGAAATGTCGGTGGATGTTAGCTGGAGAAATGGAAGAGCTTGGTTATCCAAAAAATAA